Within Oreochromis aureus strain Israel breed Guangdong linkage group 19, ZZ_aureus, whole genome shotgun sequence, the genomic segment AACTCTTAGGGTCTTCAGCTGCTCTTTCAGGTCTGCAATGAGAGTCTGGGCCTCCAGGAGCTGGTTTCTTAGTTTTACCAACTCCTCTTCTTGCAGATTCTTAAGCTCTTCCCTTTCCTCTGTCTGTTTCTCCTCCAGTAAACTCCTCTCCAGCTCTACCTCCTCCAGCTgactctgcagctgctgtgcatGGCTCTGAATGTTGACCATCTCATCTCTTaaagcctgaacctcctgctgGTGGAGGTTCGCCAAGGCAGCTTTCTGGTCTTCATGGTTCACCCTCTGTTTTTCCACCATGTTGTTAAATTCATTCATCTGTATGGATAAAAGAgttaattatttatataaaccTTGTAATGAATTTCTGAATAATAGTCAAATATTCCCTTTCcccatattttatatataataatcatttttatttatttattaaagcacTTGGGAGTGCAGATGCAGAGGACTCTGCAGAGGTCTCACCTCCTCATTTCTTTCCAATTCTAAAACTTCTCATTTTCTTCAGCAGATTTACGCATTAAAAACTGGTGGTGGTAGCAGACTAACCTTGATTTCCAGCTGGTTTCGCAATTCCTCGATTTCACACAGGTGCTGCTCCTTCAGCTGCTCCAGCATCATCTCTGCTTCTAGGCTCATACTGAAAGGCTGAACCTCCTCTGAACCGAGACCTGTGAGAAGTCAAGTTAGAAGTGAGGGGTTGGTTGATATTTGACAcaggttaaaaaacaaagcacaggACAACACTAATAATAAAACACCAATAAATAACCTCTAAATAACCAGTGCAAACAGAGTTGCAGCATAGTAGCATGAGTCAGCTTTCAGTGCATTAATTTATCAGTGCATTTAAGTGTTCAGGACCCAGTTAGTCTTTAGAAAGAAATAGTCTCTGAGGCTATAGGTGTGTACTTTGAGTGATCTGTATCGTGTGCCTGAGGGCAACAGTCCAAACAAACTGTGACCGTGGTGAAAGCAGTCCCTGatgttttgtgttcttttaaAGTAGCGTGCAATGTCCTCCAGGGATGGCAGCTGGCAAccagtgtttttttaattctttgctGTCTGTACCGCTCCTTGCAGCACCTTTTTGACTGCTACAGAGCAGCCAGCATCCCACACCTATGTGTGTTTAGTTGCTGCTCAATGTTGTTTTTCCTAAGTAGTCTCTGATGTGCCTTTTTCCCTGTACCAGTAGTGTTGTCTGACCAGGAGAGGTTCCCTGATAGGGGGAAACCCAAGGAATTCAAAGGACCTTATACACGCTACACACTTCCTACTAATGCAGAATGAGACTGAGTCATGCCTTTTCCTGTAGTCCATTATTAGCTCTTTGGTTTAAGTAGTGTTCAAAGCCAGTTTGTTTACTGACAGTTGCTGTAACTCACCTCTGCATGCTGACTCATCTTCACCTGATATCAGGCCAACAGCAATTGTGTCATCAGTGAATTTAATAATACGGTTGCACGATAGGTCATGTATACAGTTAGTCCTCTTTAATGATTCTGAGCACTATTTTACTGCACTGTTACACTATAGGCCTACCTGGGTCAGACTCCATTCCTGGGCTTTTACTCTCCAGCTCCTCGGAGAGAGGTTTCTGACAAGACTGATGAGTTCGGCCGAGGCTGTGGAACTCCTGCAGCTCCGACTGCAGCTCATCAATACGATCCTGTAATTCCTACCGAATAAGAGTACTTAAAGTTAAACATCTGTGTAATGTCAGCACATTTTACATGCTCCTGTGTGAAAGAACAGTCTCTTGCAGTTACCCTGCACTGAGCTTCGTAGCCACTGCGTAGCTGTTTAATACGCTCCTCTTGGAGGAGGAAGTCTGCGCCGTTAGGGTCCAGATCACCAAACTAAAATAAGAAAAGATCATATACTAATTAACATCAGGCTAGCACAGACacagataatttaaaaaaacaaaaaaacaaaaaaacaaaaaaacatgaaattcaaATTGCAAGCAAAAGTCAATATTATGAAAATCCATTATATAGCATCTCAAAATGTTTCTGCACCTTATCTTTCATAATGTTGTCCAAACTTGTCTGGAGTTTGGTAATTTGGTTTTGAGCGTCAACTAGTTTTTCATTGCTGTCCAGTAACTCCATCTCCAGACGTCTGTTCTCCTGAGAATGAACAACATCATGATTCTTCTATTTTCAAATTATTTGTTTTGGATAATGAACATAGTGTGCAttagaaacactgacatgttCCAggcataacaaaataaaacacaaatatacTTGCACACCACCACACCATTCAGTTACCTTCACTGAGATGGAGAGGTGGTCTCGGAGGAAAGATTCATCCTCCCTGATTTTCTCGATCTCTGCCTCCAGCTCGTCACGCTGCAGGCAAGCCTGCTGCTGAATCTGCTCCATCTCCCTCAACAGCTCAGATTTTACTGCTGCTAGCTTCTCTTTGTGGTCCTGCTCAAGCTTCCTGCAGATGGATCATCCACAGCAGACACAAACTCAACACTTAATATACAttgcttaacaaatttattgGATCAcctgtcataaaaaaaaaaaaaagcaaaaaaaaaaaaagcaagaaagcacaaatattttcgaaatctgtcaaaacaaacaaacaaacaaaacaaaacaacaacaacaaaaaaaaaaaaaacaccaccaacaacaaaacttgtttaaaacaaaaaaatgtaagtCACTGAATTCTAACTGAATTCACATTTTTAAGCTCAAATTTGAACTGGCACACCAATCTTTGAGAAATCAGATATTAATCAAGCAGAACCATTAAATAGGATTTTTCTGTTAAGGAAAGCAAGTAAATTTGGCATCTTAAAGTTAAACATGACAAATGTGTTTCCAAACCTTCCGTTTAGTCACTGGACTTTATAAAATTTAACAAAAAGCATCTCAAAAGACGTGTGGTGCAACTGGAATGATAAATTACCTGAGATTGAGGTTATTCATGTGCTCAATTGCAGAGTGATGCTCATCCACCTCAGTGGCAAGCTGCGTTTTCTGCTTCTCTGCTTTTTCCAGATCAGATCggattttctctttctctctgagctCTCTGTCTACACGCTCTctgagataaagaaaaaaaaaaccaaacaaacaacaggAACAATAACTGTACAGGACTTACACGgcacaataaacaaaaacaatcctgctgttttttttaaaaagatttattttcaatttcaaCACTATCAGCTTTAAGTAGTTCACAATCCAGTTAATCATGGATCAACAAATCGTATTAAGATCTGTATGAGCTGTATTATGATGACGACTCATACTCACAGGAGATATCTGATCTCAGCTTTGAAGCTCGCCAGTGCCGCTTGGTGAATCCCATTCTTAGTAACGAGTAGCTCATTTTCAAGTGCCATGGTGAGATCACCAAGACTCAGTTTTCCATCCAGCTCAAAGTTCAAAGCCTGCAAAAAAGTTTTCCAATTAGAATCCCATTTTAAATATATTCCAATTATATTTTGAAGAATTCAGAGTCAACAACTTCGTGACACACTGTCTGTTTCACCATAAATGAACTAAGAAGCGTAAGAAGTGTAACTTCAATAATGTACCTGCAGGATCTCAGTGCTGTTTTCTATTCCGTCTTCTATCCAGGCATCCAGGATGTACTCCACAGGAGTGTAACCGGTGCCATCATCAAGAGAGGAGAACAGACGCATGCCAATGGTGCTGGTTAAAGAAGAGGGCGTAGCTATCCTCCGTCCTCCCTCATCAAAAGGCTGTAGGTAGAAgaaaaccttttcttttaaacattatagcagagaaaatacaaaatactacagaGATTGAGCCTTTGCTGAATTtcaaaaagcattaaaaacaacCCTGAAATTAGCCCCAAATCTCCTAACCTGGTGAAGCTCAAACAACAAACAGCATACCTGAGTGGAGTGATGCCGTTTAAGCTGTCTGTAGGGTGTTGAGGCCGATGGCGTGGGGGGTTTGTTGTGGTTTGCAACCCTGGATACAAACTCCTGAACAGTCATCATTCCATCAGCAGATAGGCTCAGGAGCACATCTCCATTcacctgatatatatatatatatatatattaaaaaaaaaaaaaaaaaaaaaaatagaaaatgcaaGATTTTTTATTAATACCTTTATACTGcattttacttgagtaaaaccAAATAAAATGCAACCATCTTTAGGTTATccgagaatggtctgaaaaagaagaCGTATCCAGCGAGTCACAATTTTCTGGGTAGAAATAACTTGTTGATGGCAGAgctcagaggagaatggccagaccgCTTTAAACtcataggaaggcaacagtaactcactcattacaaccagggtatgcagaagagcatctctgaataaaacacgtcaaaccttgaagcacaTGACCACACCTGGTGCCACTACCGTTAGCTAAGGtcaggaaactgaagctactGTTCACATGGGCTCACAAAAATTGGACAGTggaagactggaaaaacatgGTTGGATGGTAGAATCAAAATGTGGCACAAGCAGCTTTAGAGCATGGATCCGTCCTGCCTTGCATGAACCTttcaggctggtggtggtgtaatgggaGAGATTATCTTTGCACACACCAAGCCTCTTAGCACCAACTAATCattatttaaacaccacagagtATTCTTGCTCACCATGTCCATAACTTTTTGACCAGAGTTTACCTATCTTCTGATCCATAGTTaatgaaaagacagaaaatttgCTAACAACTTTAGATGATAAAGTATTAATCTCTAATAAATCATGAAATTTGTATCTGTTGATCAGATTCCCTTTAAACTTTACAGATTTACTGCTGGGAACATGATTAAGTACAGTGCCAGAGGTTGCTTAGATGAGGGACTATCTAAATTCTGGGGATCTTTTCCGTGTATCAAGGCTATCAAATCAGCAGACAATATCATGCCtttcactgggaaaaaaaacattatcatCAAAGGCTCTTAAGTTATTTAGAAGTTTTGAAGGACCTTTTCAtatcagtaaaaataaaaaagtaaaagtctGTGGAAGTTAGAAaaaggttgggtttttttttggttttttttaaacgacAACCATTATAAGAGCCCTCagaaaagggggggaaaagaaaaacaaaaaacaaagaataaagaaaaaagacaaaggcAGACATGGTTATTTTAAATCATGGGTAATTTCAAATCTCTGCATTTTTCCCTTTAACATACCTCCAGACCCAAATGCTCACAGAGAGCAAGCAGTTCACTGTGACCAGCACATCCGTCCCATTGTATCGCCATCTCCTCACAGGCTTCACGCAGCCTCTCCTCTAAATGAGTTGATAGGGGAACAATGGATCCCCGAGGTGTGTTCGGCTCATCCGGGTTCCAGAGATGCATCTGACCTGCACACAAGACAAAAGTTAGATCATGcatcaaaacaacaaaccaaaacaaagctATGTCCCGTATGAAGTAAAATGTCTAAAATTAATCTGAATCTGATGTACCTTCTGCCTCATATTCCTCTGTGCTTGTTTCGTGAGCATTCCAGCgctgaaacaaaaacatttaaaagatatAATGTCATGTAAAAAGCCAATAAACTATAATGAGTTCCGTTTGGAATCAGTTAACCATTAAAATATCTACTCAGAACAATTGTCCCAACACCCCCTCCGATTTTCTCATGAGACAATCAGctgagagtgtgtttgtgtgtgttcaagCATGGTTTTAAATCAGACAAGTTTGAGTCTGAATGCAGGGGGGgctgcaaaacacacacacacacacacacacacacacacacacacacacacacacacacacacacaggaccttTTGTAATAGCACGGGCCCTGACGGGGGACGTCTGGAGCACTGATTTTGGCACCAAAGAAAATGTGTTGTGCACAAACCtctctttattttctattaTAGACAAATAATGAAGAACAAAATAGAATAGAAGAATAGAATGACATAGAAATCAagcaaataaatcaaataaccTCAACCATCTGCAATTTCGTGAAAGTATTTActcaaaattattaaaattattgggGGTTATTGCTGACAACTAGGTTTACAAAAAAGGTTATAAATGATTTtcaatttgaaaaaataaaaaaattatttccttGTGAAGAACTTAATTGCCGAGCTCTAACCCAGCCCCAGAATTCCCACCTATTGTTTGGGAAGCCAGCAGTGAGGGAATGAAGAGCAGATGGGATTCTGCAAGTGGCGTTTTGATACATGAAGTGTGGGCATCCAGGAGGGGAGGGAAGGGGTAGTGGAGCTCATTGTTTCCCTGACACAGGCCTACAACCTCCTCCCCAAGCAGCGGCCCTGCAGTCTCTGAGGCAGAGCCCCCTGACCCAGCCCCATCTGCTGGTCCCCACGCCGGACACTTTCAGCATTGTTACAGCTAGATTATTCAATGCCAAGACGCGCTTCAGTTCAGCATCTCCACTAGTGTTTGCTTTTGCGCTGCTAGGCATCTCTGGGTGGAGTCAGAGACAATACACAGAGTACTAACATCTCCATCCAAGCTTAAACTTAACACCATTGCACTGTTTTGGTGAACACTTGGAAGCGTTTCTTTTACTTCAGCCCAGCTTTGCAAAGTTCTGCACAAGTAACTGAATACTAAAGGCATTATTTTcacaaacatttttcagaaggttcaataaacactcAGAAATGTgaattttctggcaattatttcatagttcaggCTTTACAGGGTTAATCAACCTGCTAACAGACTATGTATCATCATTTGGAGCAGATTTAAAGTAAGCTACTAATAACTGAGACCATCTGAGAATCTCTGCTGTATGCTATTTATGAGAAAGGACTGTGTGTGGAAACATGTCAGAAGTGAGTCTGATTAACCAAGTAACAGATCTAGAAGATCAGAGGAACCACACACCCACACTGTTCAACTGTTCACGGCCATAAATGACCTGATACTATAAACTCTGTGACAAGTCTCATGTCCCTTTCCTTTTCAGTATGTGCCAAAAACACAGgatgtacatttttaaaacctaTTCTTAAACCTCTGCATAGCCGCCAGCACATAAGGCCAAGTCTAAATCCACACTGACCAGCGTTCAGCACAGAAATCGCCTGATGAAGTCTGACGTTACACAAACACTGTGGTTAGGTGTTAATTACTCGAGGCTTATCAAACACCAATTATCCTCACAATGTTATTTACAGACAGTACTAATTTGTTATGCAACTAATAGGACCTTGTGAATCTTGTGTTGGAACGCTTATATTACACTTCAGGATCTGCCCTGCATGCCACTAAGCTGATTAGCTAAGAATAACGCCTGAATGCTGGCCCGTGGCTGCTGGGAAACACGCAAGGACAGGAAGCGATAAGGATGGCACTCGAGATGAAAACCTGATCGGTCTCAGCCTTTTACCTCACGTTTCCTGGGAACAGCCGAGTCATAGTTGTCCTCCAAATCCTCCTCGTCGGCTGGTTTTACGTGTGTGGTTTCAGTCAAGTCTGAAATAGGCTCTATTAACTCTGGTGTGGAACGGCGGCCATAACGTTTACCGCCCTTCACAAACTTTGGTTTGATCTCAGGAGACTCTGAGGAAAAATAACAAGGAAGTGTCAAATCATGCACAGAGTAAATAATTTGCATAGAAGTTTAtcacaacaaaaacaggaaaaaaaatgtgatgacTAGTATTTAGCAAAGCCTCCAGTATGTActtctccaaataacttctctAAATCTTGTAACTTTGGGATCTTTTCAAAGCCGCATCTGTTTCAGCAAAACAGCCATGAACTAAATGTCAACCTTTAGCGAAATTAACAGGAACCACATAGGTTCAATATACATCATGCGTCACTGACAGGCATAAATATTGACAATGTAGTATTTGCTTTGATGAGATCCATTCTTTGTGTTGATATATAACAAGGATCTTACACAATGTAATGATGACAGATCTGTAAAGAAACTGAACTTACATCCAACCTCATCTGTCATCATCTACACAATAAGTAGCATGGTAATAACATAACAAGTCATTTCAAAGACTTGCTTTGGGTCCTGTGGCTGTGCATAGGGGCTTTTCCacttatacacacagacaactAGGTGAATGATAAACTAATTTCAACTCAAGTTAAGGGCACAACGTCATGCTCTGTGCCTTCAAGGCGATGCTGCAGGCAAGTTTCTTCAAAACATTGTGCACAACCATCAAGACTTTACCTGGTTTTGGCAGGACTTCCTGTTCTTCCTGAGGTGGCTCGATGGATGATGACAAAACCAGAATAAGAGCATCCTTGAACTGTTCAAAGTCAACCTGCAAAAGAATTAAAGAAATACATCTTACagaaagttcatgaaattcctTACAATGGGTGCTATTTTCTGTAGGTGAGGTGCAGTCTGGGTGTCTGTGTGGAGGAGGGTTTGAGCAGGAGCAGCAAGGTCACATTTTAAGAATCAGCAGCTGCCAACCCTGAATATGgtgattttctttgtgctcCGGAGGCTGACGGCTCCCGGGTTTAGATGGTGTTGGAGGGGAGGGGGATACTTTGGGCTTTTTGACTTTATTGTTGGATGCCGTGAGTAAGCAATCATTTCAGTGGCCCCTCTGCTAACATTTACCCCGCCCACTAACACCCACACATGCCAGACAACAGCCACCCGTCTGTCTACACGCTTACGTACAAACAAACATTCATGCCAGCGTGTGGAGTTAAGCTGTTTGGATACATCTCATCTTTATTTATGTGTTGAACTATCAGAACcactgtcctttttttttttttaatacatttccAAATGGCCCCTCTCTCAAATAAAAGTGTGTGCGATCAGCACATAGTTTGTTGTCTTGACACCTGGGTCGGAGCTGACCAGGGGTTGGTATCTTAAGCAAACAATGAAATggcaaataaatatgaaaaatccTGGCGTGCACAAGAAAAGGGGCACAACTAATACCTGTTCTACCtcttggctgtagctcaggaggtggaaccaaatatccttgggcaagatactaactccaagttgctctccaatgaatgtgtgtaaatggtagATAGAAAACACTTACGTTTTACTAATCTTATAAATCCATATTTTAGTCACAACAGAACATactgaaatattaatattatttaatgACAAATACTGgcttttaaatttcaaaatcaGCTACATGTCTCTGAAAAAAAAGTTGCCAAAGGCTGACAAAGGAAGCGTTACgaaaaataaatagctggaGAAACTAATTAGGTTATTTGGTAACAGGtcacataacataacatataaAAACAAGAGCATCTTAGAGGGAGAGGCAGAGTTTTTCAGAAGTAAAGCTGGGCAGAGGTTTACCAATACACAAAAAAGCTGCATCTACAAAATTTTTATAATATTGTTCCCAAATCCAAAATTGGGAAAACTTTGAATACCTCATAATCTACAGCATGTAGTATCataaaaaaactcaaaagactcagagaatctgaaaaaaaaaatctctgtgcaCATGGGACAGGCCAAAAATCATTACACAGCATGAAACTAGGATTGTAGCATGTATTCAACACTAGTAATGAATATTGCTGCATAAATAACAGCTTTTTAACAAGGGTGTGTGTCTCTCATTTCCAAGCAGGTAATGTATAATTTCAGACTTCACATTAGCAGTATGACAATTGTTTATGATGAAATGGCTGCTTAGCGGCAGTGGAATAAACTCACCCTGGCAGTGAGGCGGTCCTGGTTCTGGAGCAGAGTCTGGAGAAGAGCTGGTGCGGTATCATTAAGGTGCAGCGACTGACAGAGGTCGGAGAGCTCCTCTGTGCACAGAGAGCCACAGCCGCTAGTGTCAAAGGTGTTAAAAACTTCTTTCAGCCGCTCCTCGTACTGGTCCTGCTCTTGCCCGTCATCCATCCCACAGGACAGCACCCTGCCCTAAAGAAAGAGTGAAAGATGTCATACTTTCCATTACAACTATTGGGCCTCTCAAGGATGATATGCCAGAGAATAGCAGACAAGATAAAGGCAAGACATTAAAGTACCTTGACAGGATTAACATATTCAGTCACAGTGCTAACAGATACTCACAAACAGGATGGCTTCATCAATCTCAGCAGTATCTGTTCTTACCAACAACTTCATCTGAGAGCACTGCCCTGCAACTGAGCTTTCAACGCACTGCTCCAGCCTCATTTGCAGTGGAGGCTTTAGGTAATCCAATTACAGTGATTAGACAAACGGGTAAACTGATAGACACGAAGATATCCAGCAACAACCATGACTTTCTTTTaattcattaaataaataaaaatgaatcttAATTCATTGCACTTTGATCaccaaataatttattttttaatatctaTAAGTATTTAGATTATATGCTATTGAAACAGCTAATCAAGAAAACAATGAATACACAGTGGCACCAAGCCAAGTGGACAGAGCAGCCAGGGACTAATTGAGAAAGTTAGACCAGAGCAGTGTGCCAGCATTTCCAGACTGGCACATTCAGTTACACATGGACCAAGTTTTTGTTCTGTCAATTGGGTTGCATCATTTCTCTAATtgaaaaacaacagaagcaaATGGACAGAGAGCGGCGCCTCAAAACACAAGTCTGGAGTTCAAGTCAGCTGTAAGCCACGTTTCCTTGAAGCAATGATAGCAATGCAGACAATCAACCTTGGCGAATTATCTACAAGGCTAATATTTTAATGTGGGATTGAAGTAAGAGGAGAAGCTGACATTGGTCCAAAGCAAAAAGACAGAGTCTTACTAAGCAATGACATAACTTCCAGACACAACAGCTGAGATCAGCCGCATGAAGCTTACCAAAGGTGAAGCTTAAATTGGGCTGAGCAGAGTTAAATACatctttctatttttatttacataaacTCTAATAAGATTTGTCTGTTTGTTGCATTATTTAGTTTGTACGGTCTACTTTTTTCTTGAATTTCAAAAATACCACATTTTTCCACCCTCCTTAGGTGTCTGTGTGTtctaatattttatatattttgatcACCTTACTTCAGTTTGTCCTAACAtatactcagttgtatatagtatttgtatttccattttattctattgtatatattattctattctattttattctattgtatatggtattttattttattttattgctttccagtgttttctaatttctgctacataactttgcactttgctgtaacaaaacaaatttcccacctgtgggactaataaaggtcatcttatcttatcttatctgtgCATAAGACAAATTCAACATAAAGAACATACCAGTATGTCTAACGAGTTGAAACTCCCCTTTCAGAGCTCATCTATACAATAGATATGCTGCCTGACCCTTTGCTCTTCCAGCTGCTCTCACTGAAATCAACAAGTGCTCGGCCAGGTGTCCCCCCCACAATCAAGACTCGGGGTGCCCTTTCACTGCGCACAATAGGCTGTCCACAAAGGCCAAGTCACTATTCTACATCTGCACATTTGAGCAGCTTATGGCATGCAGAAAAATAATGGTTCAGCAGTATGGCAGCTTACGGAAAACTAATGTTTGGTAAACTTGCAGAGCAACAGGGCGACAAacagaaagcaaaaacaagcaTTGGGAAACTGCTTAGGACCGCTGTATTTTACATGCATGTCTCCTGAACAGATTCTTACTAAACAAAAATCTCTTTGCACATCTTGCTGGCATTGTTGAACTTATTCAGGTTTCTGCAAACAAATTTCTGAGCCAATTGTCCAAGCAGCCCTTCACCTCAAGCTTGGCCACAGAGGCTCAAGGTGGCTGTGGGTCGACAGCTGCTGTAGGTCGACAGCTGCTGTAGCTTAAGAATAAAACCAGTTCATAttaggagggaaaaaaataggTTAATCCTAGAACCATCCCAGCATTCACTGGTCATAGTGTCACTAAAAGATTTTAGCCAGTAaagaaaaaacttaaaaacttgAGGATTGAACTAGAGATGACGGGACTACATTTTAATCTGTTTTCTCTGAGGACTTGATATTCTCTCTATATACAAACCTTCTGTGCAAAGAAACTACATAAAGATAATTCCCATGTTCTCATTTTCTGTAGACCTATGTGAGAAAGTTTAGAAAAAGAATAACTTTGAAAACCTGCAAACAACCCATCTCAGTCACATTTAAACAACTTTGGGTGAAATGTGAGGCCAATTGTTGGtgatgcaaactgcaaaactgcattttatttccATTAGCGCGCTTACTTAACGccatttaaaatcaaaatggaaaaaagttagcagtCAGCTGCTGTCCGTGTGTGTTTTG encodes:
- the nin gene encoding ninein isoform X3, producing MDDGQEQDQYEERLKEVFNTFDTSGCGSLCTEELSDLCQSLHLNDTAPALLQTLLQNQDRLTARVDFEQFKDALILVLSSSIEPPQEEQEVLPKPESPEIKPKFVKGGKRYGRRSTPELIEPISDLTETTHVKPADEEDLEDNYDSAVPRKRERWNAHETSTEEYEAEGQMHLWNPDEPNTPRGSIVPLSTHLEERLREACEEMAIQWDGCAGHSELLALCEHLGLEVNGDVLLSLSADGMMTVQEFVSRVANHNKPPTPSASTPYRQLKRHHSTQPFDEGGRRIATPSSLTSTIGMRLFSSLDDGTGYTPVEYILDAWIEDGIENSTEILQALNFELDGKLSLGDLTMALENELLVTKNGIHQAALASFKAEIRYLLERVDRELREKEKIRSDLEKAEKQKTQLATEVDEHHSAIEHMNNLNLRKLEQDHKEKLAAVKSELLREMEQIQQQACLQRDELEAEIEKIREDESFLRDHLSISVKENRRLEMELLDSNEKLVDAQNQITKLQTSLDNIMKDKFGDLDPNGADFLLQEERIKQLRSGYEAQCRELQDRIDELQSELQEFHSLGRTHQSCQKPLSEELESKSPGMESDPGLGSEEVQPFSMSLEAEMMLEQLKEQHLCEIEELRNQLEIKMNEFNNMVEKQRVNHEDQKAALANLHQQEVQALRDEMVNIQSHAQQLQSQLEEVELERSLLEEKQTEEREELKNLQEEELVKLRNQLLEAQTLIADLKEQLKTLRVQQTETDESLQTEIEKLRTQHGTELKKLKDEHAELFETRLAEERKELQEEKADLEKRLLDDWESKKKSLLESHEEKLSDKLEEVKLKFEEEREELAKTLTEEWQKERAQLDQQNGESLQMLLEEEMLRLVKEQEEKESSLREQWERERARLQEHHEAALLEKILEERSQLQEKFEQREKKLKEEWERERLQLEEDYEGMIQDRINEEREKFEMEREEVEKRLESLTEEKARLEESHREALKELSVKHIEERDTLGAMLDKLRDDIAQERSEASRLAEENVILRQKIAALKEEDLKEVQQELTQTWEHLKKEKLAAQKASENFQKQIAELRLQSQQMEDANGMLSEKNAQNTVGMESLRQQLAELIKENERREAASAEEKNKLAACVSALEAELTKALEDTAQLEERNIQLSQKLSDLREKAIMAGTMESHLSHLVEERKSVDKETVGLRNQLAKAQEKVKTMEETLQTVNHQSARLKSDLHVSQQERDSLKHEVALLHKQLQNAIDKNRVLEIALHSSGLQNHSKKLYRDEMSRLMEQEQQLLRQENERLQAEVCSIKGDLLQSREKVRQLDATILSLKQHKHQSQSSLMKALEQENFSLKKELEAQRELTMGCEGGQRRTELESLQQENEALKAQLARLTAQLFETFQAQFMGLLPPSPHRMPRGQHRGEDPDNMQGAMPEQRAAHADSCRRIGGL